ACTAACTTTATAAATCGCATATTCCCTTTTTCTCATAACACCCGTGATAAGGAAAATAGCAATGACCATAACTACCGATAAAAACCCTATAACCGTACTTGCAGAGCCTGATTGCTCGGCTGATTGGCTATTTAATCGTACAATATCCTCGACAAGCTCAAATCTGCCAAGAGGGACGATACCTTGTTCGTTTAGTTCATCCTTAATTGCAATCATATCGGTAGGCGTTTTTGCTCGGATGAGGAAATTCATGCCTTCACCCTTCATTTCTGTCTGATTTCTCAAATCATCAAGAGCTGCTTTGCTGAAAAAGAAAGAGTCCTCAACGCTATTTTCCATCATTTCACCTTCATATTCATACACAACCGTTGTATCCGCTACACCTACAATCGTAGCGTTAATTTTTCCGTCTTTCAGTACAGGTTCACCTGTATCCCAATTATACATAGAGACACTGAAATCAATTTCTTTACCAATTGCTTGATTATTTTCAATCCCTAATGATTTTACAAAGCTTTCAGGAACAACTACCTCATTAACTGTACCCGATGGCATTTTTCCCGTTACGAGTTTATTTATAACAGGAGAGCTACCCGAGCTTGCCACTTTGTAGTTTTCCCCGTCAACAGTAATGGAGATGTTATCCAAGGCTTGTAAAAAGGCTGTGAACGTAACACGCTTATCACTTGCATACTGATCATACAAGCCTCCAATATCTTGCGTTACATCGGCATTTGGCTGTTCGTCCTCACTGCCATCCATTCCTCCAGCACTTGTAAAGCTCCCAATAATACTGATATCCAAGAGTCCTTCGCCATACGTATCAAATAGTCCATCGAACGCATCTTGACTACTGCTACTCACCGTTCCACCAAGTGTTGTAAGCAATAGTAATGCCGCCATCATTAGCGAAAGTGTGGCCACTGCAAAACGCCCACTATTTCTTTTTACACTTGTACGCGCTACCGCAAAAGCGTTTTTAAATGATAGCTTATGATTATTTTCCATTTTAAGTTCAGTCGTTTTGACAACACTGTTGTGAGTCGAAGCAACAAGTTCGCCCTTATCAAGCTCAAAAACAGTATCTTTAACGCCAATCAAAGACGTGTTATGCGTAACAATGATAACCGTTCTGTTCTTTGCAATCGCTCTTAAAATATCCATTGTAATCTTTGCGCTTTTTTCATCTAATGCACTTGTTGGCTCATCTGCAATAATTACTTGTGGATTTTTCATAAGTTCTCGTGCAATGGCAACACGCTGTTTCTGTCCGCCCGAAAGGTTTTTTACTTTTTGGCTTGCAAGATCGAAAATCTTAAGTTCTTTCAGTGTCTTTTCGGCATTCTTTGTTTTTTGATCATCTTTTAGATACTGAGGCAACACTACATTCTCCAGCACCGTTAAATCCTCTAGTAAATTAAAATCCTGCCAAACGAAACCGAAGATATTGTTGTAAAAATAGCTTTTCTCCTGGCTTGTTAGTGCTTTGATGTCTTTCCCACCATATGAAACATCTCCGTCAAAATCCTGCTCCATCCCACTCATGATTTTGAGCAAGGTGGTCTTACCACTACCTGAAGCACCGACAATAAAATGAATGCCCTTTCCCATTGCGCCTGAGACATTATTCAAGGCGAATTCGCTGTTATATTTTTTAGATACATTCTTTAGTTCAAACATTTATGTACCACCTTTTTGGATTAATCTTCTTTTTGTCGCAAGAGAAAGCTCACCGTCTGTAATACGCCAAAATTCATCCGCATATCCTGCAACTTTCTACCTGATATCACCAGTGTATAACAATCCATGTTAAATCCTTGTTAAGAGGAATACTTCCCAAATATCCGCAGGGAAAAAGGCTTTGAATAGACGTTAAAAATCGCCATTCAAAGCCTTTTACATATCCTGATAAATTAATGTAAAGTAATCTTAAAATAAGTACCACCGTTTTCATTGTCCGCAACTGGCACCTTTTATAATTCTGATTTCTTTCTTTTCTCACGAACAATAGAGCTGTCTCCAAAGCTCCCCTTAGTAGAAGTTTACTTTTAAGATAGCTCCAGTTGCTCATTACATATTACTTATCACTTTTTTCTGCTTGCATGGAATCTGTTACTTTTTCAGCCTTCAAAAGCTTTCCTTCTTTTTCAAGTTGAGCAATCAGTTCATCTACCGTGATTCCTTTTTCTTTAGCCATTTCCTCTAGACTGACAGCTTCACTCGATTTTGTAGGTTCCGTTACTTCAGTAGCCAAAGTTGTTTCAACAGCTTTTGTCAGCTTTCCTTCTTTTTCAAGCTGAGCAATCAGTTCATCTACCGTGATTCCTTTTTCTTTAGCCATTTCTTCTAGGCTGACAGCTTCACTGGATTTAGTAGTTTCCGGCATGTCGTTGTTGCTCGCAGCATATGCAGATCCTGCAACAACAGACAGCCCTAGCATAAGTGTAGCAAGTGTTAATTTTTTCTTCATTTTTAAATTCCTCCTAGAATGTATTTAGCCTCTGCCCTACGCTATGCAGCTGCTATACTCTTACAATAACTTCTGATTGTGCCGAGAATATGGCGGCATCTTAGTAAGCATCAATTTTCCCATTACCTTATATTACAGTTTCGGAATTTTTGGCGTGACCATGGCCAAATGAAGTCACAGATTTAGATACACTCTTTATTTCAACTACTCATGCCCCCTATCTGACTTAACCTTCTTTTTTCTTCACAAGAGAAAGCCTACCGTCCGTACTATCACAGACTTCATCCGCATAGCCTGCAACCTTTCTACTTGATGTCCTCAGTGTATAACAATCCATGTTAAATCCTTGTTAAGAGAAATACTTCTCAAAAATCCGCAGTGAAAAAGGCTTTGAATAAACGGGAATAACCGTCATTCAAAGCCTTTTAGATTACCTATTTTACTCAATGTGATCTTGAAACAAGTACCGCCGTTTTCATTGTCCGTAACTTCAATTTTTCCTTTGTGCTTGTTTATGACGCTTTGCACAATGGAAAGTCCCAATCCTACACCGCCCAATTCACGAGAGCGTGATGCATCCACCCGATAAAACGGCTCAAATATATTATTTTTCATCTCTTCAGGGATACCAATTCCCGTGTCTTTGATTTCAACTTTCAACTGATTTTTCTCCGACTTAGCTTGAATCATGACATGTCCTCTGTCCACATTGTATTTGACACTGTTTTCAACAAGGTTATAAAACGCCCGATAAAGTAAGTCTGTATTTCCGTTAACAACACTTTCATCGCAATCCAAATATAGTTTAACATCTTTTTTATCCGCAATATGAGTAAGTTCGGAAACAATATCTTCTAAAATATCCTTAAAGCAAATGGATTCATCCTCAAATTCACCATTCATATTTGTCATATCTAAAAGGGTGAATACAAGCTCAGATAATCGCCGTATTTGCTTTTCAAAAACAGTAATGAGTGCATCATATTCTTCCGTGGAATGTACGTTTTTCTTTTTGAATACATCAACCTTTGTTTTTAATACTGCAAGTGGCGTTCGAAGTTCATGAGCCGCATTAGCTGAAAATCGACTTTGCATCATAAAAGCATCGTTTAACTTATCCGTCATTTCATTAAAAGACTGTGTAAGCTCTGCTATTTCATCATTGGTTGGTGGAATGTCCATCGTTTCCGCCAGATTATGCACAGTCCTGTTCTTAATTTGACTGTTTAGTGCATCAAGTGGTTTTAACACTTTGCCCGATACGTAGTATGTTAAGACGCCGCCACCGACAATGACGAGAAGCATATAAAAAATACTTTCATAATGAAAATCAGTTTTTGCCCTTTGTGTACCCTCAGATGGAGTAGGCGTAATAACAGTTAATGGCATTGGGGGATTTTCAATAACACTGCCCTCTATACTAACCTCTTGCGCTGGTAATACAAGGGTTGCATCAATTATTTCCACCATTCTATCAGCAGAAAAATTTAAAATTGCTGTAAGTCCTACACAACAAATCGTTAATAAGATAACCATCATTGCAGTAAGTCGCAGTCGAATTGGCATTTTTTTAAACATCAAGCGTCACCATCATTTTTAGTCATAAAATAACCCTCACCAATCTTTGTACGTATTGGATCATAATTTAAAAAAGCTTTCAACTTTTTTCGTAATGTTGCT
This region of Sporosarcina sp. ANT_H38 genomic DNA includes:
- a CDS encoding ATP-binding cassette domain-containing protein — protein: MFELKNVSKKYNSEFALNNVSGAMGKGIHFIVGASGSGKTTLLKIMSGMEQDFDGDVSYGGKDIKALTSQEKSYFYNNIFGFVWQDFNLLEDLTVLENVVLPQYLKDDQKTKNAEKTLKELKIFDLASQKVKNLSGGQKQRVAIARELMKNPQVIIADEPTSALDEKSAKITMDILRAIAKNRTVIIVTHNTSLIGVKDTVFELDKGELVASTHNSVVKTTELKMENNHKLSFKNAFAVARTSVKRNSGRFAVATLSLMMAALLLLTTLGGTVSSSSQDAFDGLFDTYGEGLLDISIIGSFTSAGGMDGSEDEQPNADVTQDIGGLYDQYASDKRVTFTAFLQALDNISITVDGENYKVASSGSSPVINKLVTGKMPSGTVNEVVVPESFVKSLGIENNQAIGKEIDFSVSMYNWDTGEPVLKDGKINATIVGVADTTVVYEYEGEMMENSVEDSFFFSKAALDDLRNQTEMKGEGMNFLIRAKTPTDMIAIKDELNEQGIVPLGRFELVEDIVRLNSQSAEQSGSASTVIGFLSVVMVIAIFLITGVMRKREYAIYKVSGFNNRHLNLLNAAEMITVAVTAMLLLLVTSPLINKATEALFAVNILNAKMLSTGMFLIVGVAVIAYVTTAIVYVRTNIATALKTGDR
- a CDS encoding cell wall metabolism sensor histidine kinase WalK codes for the protein MFKKMPIRLRLTAMMVILLTICCVGLTAILNFSADRMVEIIDATLVLPAQEVSIEGSVIENPPMPLTVITPTPSEGTQRAKTDFHYESIFYMLLVIVGGGVLTYYVSGKVLKPLDALNSQIKNRTVHNLAETMDIPPTNDEIAELTQSFNEMTDKLNDAFMMQSRFSANAAHELRTPLAVLKTKVDVFKKKNVHSTEEYDALITVFEKQIRRLSELVFTLLDMTNMNGEFEDESICFKDILEDIVSELTHIADKKDVKLYLDCDESVVNGNTDLLYRAFYNLVENSVKYNVDRGHVMIQAKSEKNQLKVEIKDTGIGIPEEMKNNIFEPFYRVDASRSRELGGVGLGLSIVQSVINKHKGKIEVTDNENGGTCFKITLSKIGNLKGFE